The following DNA comes from Candidatus Nitrosotalea okcheonensis.
TACCTAATACTAGAACTGTATTTTTCAGCAAGATCTATAGCATATTCAAATGCATGGGAGACAGACTCTGATTTATTATATGGAATCACGATGTGATTTACCATTTGTCTGCTTGACTATGGTTTGATTTAAATAATTTTTTTTAGATTTTTGTCTCTTTTGTTCCGTCTGATTGCAAGTATGTTTGATTGTTCTACTTGTTCTCTTAAGATTTATTAGCAATATCGAAATAGGGTATCTCTATGTTGTTTGGAGTCTTTGCAATACACAGTCCTGATTTATGCCCCATGAATAATAAAAATAGCAAAAAAATATTCCTGGGAATACAAGGGAAAATGAAGGCAACGCAAAAAAAGTTCAATATAAAAAAAATATTGGGTTTTTACATGTCTGTTCTTGAGCATGAATGGATAATAATTTTGGATGCAGAAAATGCACATGATATAGAGCAGATGTGCATACAAGTAGGGATTTCAACTACGAGTACAGTGAAGATTGTTCCAATAAATGATATGCAAAAGGTAATGGATGCTCTAAAATCTGATTAATTTTTGTAAAAATAATGTTTTTTGAATTCCTTCAAAACATTCTATCTCATAAAGAGATAGTTTTTTTGCACTTGTAACAATCATGATTTTATGATGTTAAAACTAAGCGGGAATTGTTGTATGTGATAAAAAATACTGATAGCAAGTACTGACTAGTGTTATTTTTTATAAAACTTTTTTAATGCTCTGGATATGTTTTGTTGAAGTCTTAGGTCTCCTACATTTGATATGATGTTGTCATAACGTAATTGTTTTTTTGGTATTGTATTTGAAATTGCTACGGCTACGGCATAAAGTATTTCTGTCTCTATTTTGGATATGCCATGGTCCAAGATTGCTCTCATGATGTATGGAAAAACTAGAGCATTGTTTACTCTGTTGTGAAATTGATAGCTACCAGTAGCAACAATTCTCGCACCTGCTTTTTTTGCAATAACTGGATCAATTTCCGGTTCTGGATTGGTAAGTGCAAAAACTATTGCATCCTTTTTCATTTTTTTTACTGTATCCTTTGTAATCAAATTACTTATTCCTGAGACTCCTATGAAGACATCTGCATTTTTTATAACATCTTCAAGAGATCCTTTCTCTCTTTTTGGATTGGTATGTGCAGCAATCTCGTTTTTGTACTGGTTCATGTTTTTTCTTCTACCTTTGTATATTGCCCCTGTTGAATCTGACACAATCACATTTTTACATCCTGCAAATACGAGTATCTCTGTTATGCCTACACCGGCAGAGCCTGCTCCAGCTACAATTATCTTGACAGACTCTAATTGTTTTTTAACAAGCTTGAGTGCATTCAAAAGAGCTGCAAGTGCTACAACAGATGTACCATGTCTGTCATCATGAAATACAGGAACTGGTATTTTTTTTTGTAATTCTTGTGAAATATCAAGAACCTTTGGCGATTCAATATCTTCCAAATTTATTGCACCAAATGATGGTTCTATTGCAATTATTGTTTCAATTATCTTTTTTTTATCTGTTGTACTCAAACATATTGGAAATGCAGTGATTCTTGCATATTGTTTGTACAACATAGCTTTTCCTTCCATTACAGGCATTGCAGCATAAGGACCTATGTTTCCAAGACCTAGAATTCTTGTTCCATCCGTCACGATTGCTACATTGTTTCTTTTTGATGTGAGAACAAATTTTTTTTCTGGATGATCAAATACTTCTTTTGATACTGCTGCAACACCTGGTGTGTATATCATCTGAATTTCCTTAATGCTAAGACG
Coding sequences within:
- a CDS encoding NAD(P)-dependent malic enzyme; translation: MSSSRDIAKKSIMYHKRLKGTILLGQKSRRLSIKEIQMIYTPGVAAVSKEVFDHPEKKFVLTSKRNNVAIVTDGTRILGLGNIGPYAAMPVMEGKAMLYKQYARITAFPICLSTTDKKKIIETIIAIEPSFGAINLEDIESPKVLDISQELQKKIPVPVFHDDRHGTSVVALAALLNALKLVKKQLESVKIIVAGAGSAGVGITEILVFAGCKNVIVSDSTGAIYKGRRKNMNQYKNEIAAHTNPKREKGSLEDVIKNADVFIGVSGISNLITKDTVKKMKKDAIVFALTNPEPEIDPVIAKKAGARIVATGSYQFHNRVNNALVFPYIMRAILDHGISKIETEILYAVAVAISNTIPKKQLRYDNIISNVGDLRLQQNISRALKKFYKK